Proteins from a single region of Nodularia sp. LEGE 06071:
- the trxB gene encoding thioredoxin-disulfide reductase has protein sequence MANPIVENLVIIGSGPAGYTAAIYAGRANLKPVVFEGFEMGGLPGGQLMTTTEVENFPGFPQGITGPELMDNMKAQAERWGAELYTEDVTAVDLSQRPFIVRSEEREIKTHSLVIATGATAKRLGLPSEHQFWSRGISACAICDGATPIFHGAELAVIGAGDSAAEESIYLTKYGSKVNLLVRSDQMRASKAMQDRVLSNPKIQVHWHTEAVDIFGDGHMAGVKVRNNQTGEESKLYAKGLFYAVGHTPNTRLFQGQLELDEVGYIVTKNGSVETSLEGVFAAGDVQDHEFRQAVTAAGTGCMAAMLTERWLSTKGLITEFHQSATAVNELESQPAQKTEAEAEAGFNLQATRHEGGYALRKLFHESDRLIIVKYISPGCGPCHTLKQILNKVVDEFEGKIHFVEIDIDQDRDIAENANVTGTPTVQFFKNKELLQEVKGMKQKSEYRQIIERYL, from the coding sequence ATGGCTAACCCGATTGTAGAAAACTTAGTCATTATTGGTTCTGGGCCAGCCGGCTACACGGCCGCTATCTATGCGGGACGGGCGAATTTAAAACCTGTGGTGTTTGAAGGTTTTGAAATGGGGGGTTTACCAGGTGGTCAACTGATGACAACGACGGAAGTGGAAAATTTTCCGGGGTTTCCCCAAGGTATTACTGGACCGGAACTGATGGATAACATGAAGGCGCAAGCTGAACGCTGGGGGGCGGAGTTATATACTGAGGATGTGACTGCTGTGGATTTGAGTCAGCGTCCTTTTATTGTTCGTTCCGAAGAACGGGAAATCAAAACCCATAGTCTAGTTATCGCCACTGGTGCAACAGCCAAGCGTTTGGGTTTACCCAGTGAACATCAATTCTGGAGTCGGGGGATCTCTGCTTGTGCAATTTGCGATGGTGCGACACCAATTTTTCACGGTGCGGAATTAGCTGTGATTGGGGCTGGGGACTCGGCGGCGGAAGAGTCGATTTACTTGACTAAATACGGTTCTAAGGTGAATCTGCTGGTGCGTTCTGATCAAATGCGCGCTTCTAAAGCTATGCAAGACCGGGTTTTGAGTAATCCTAAAATCCAAGTACATTGGCATACTGAAGCTGTGGATATCTTCGGTGATGGTCACATGGCTGGGGTGAAGGTGCGTAATAATCAAACTGGTGAAGAAAGTAAACTTTACGCTAAGGGTTTATTTTACGCTGTTGGACACACTCCCAATACTAGGTTATTTCAAGGACAACTAGAACTGGATGAGGTGGGTTACATTGTCACTAAAAACGGTTCTGTAGAAACTAGTTTAGAAGGTGTGTTTGCAGCTGGGGATGTGCAGGATCATGAGTTTCGTCAGGCTGTTACGGCTGCTGGTACTGGCTGTATGGCGGCGATGTTGACTGAACGCTGGTTATCTACGAAGGGTTTAATTACTGAATTTCATCAGTCAGCGACTGCTGTTAATGAATTGGAATCCCAGCCTGCTCAGAAAACGGAAGCGGAAGCAGAGGCTGGATTTAATTTGCAGGCGACTCGCCATGAAGGGGGTTATGCTTTAAGGAAATTATTCCATGAAAGCGATCGCCTAATCATAGTCAAATACATTTCCCCTGGTTGCGGCCCTTGTCATACCCTGAAGCAGATATTAAATAAAGTCGTAGATGAATTTGAGGGTAAAATCCACTTTGTAGAAATTGACATCGACCAAGACCGAGATATTGCGGAAAATGCCAATGTCACAGGAACACCGACGGTGCAATTCTTTAAAAATAAGGAACTGTTGCAGGAAGTCAAAGGTATGAAGCAAAAGAGCGAGTATCGTCAGATAATTGAGCGTTATCTTTAG
- a CDS encoding vWA domain-containing protein, which translates to MINTSYDFDQAILPTGSSLKTNILLRFRADIAESPRRNLNLSLVIDRSGSMAGGALHHALKAAESVVDQLESNDILSVVVYDDEVDTVVAPQPVTDKPALKTSIRKVRAGGITNLSGGWLKGCEYIKAQLDPQKINRVLLLTDGHANMGIVDPKVLTATSAKKAEEGITTTTLGFAQGFNEDLLIGMARAANGNFYFIQSIDEATEVFGIELDSLRAVVGQNLTVTLELADGVSLLDTLSLATVSHNQAGQAVINLGELYEGEDKLLGLSLDISSAPVGDLPVFKLHYSADVVQDNLIENVSGTADVFAKVGTVEEAAAASSSHIILELSRLTIAKAKEIALNLAEHGRHEEAEQTLRVLVKELRDKGLNENFEIAEEIDQLEYFADRIAQKALGNAGRKEMRDQTYQTMTRNRSDLGGRGVTAGDEVYAMPVVNEVGSGVELHCVREGGKLRVKVMSEGYDTSKNIQFPRGIRAEGARYVVEGLELSSDRTFYRVRGEITRFAQPGVADTFVTHRTTQRVSTGKAAKGPASAADLETTDTVDNQVLVQCVKDGSKLRARVVSDGYEPDWNMRFPRSVREEGMLYVVDEVKTAPDGKSYIACGDIKRFVQPI; encoded by the coding sequence ATGATTAATACCAGTTACGATTTTGACCAAGCTATCCTACCTACAGGATCTTCATTAAAGACAAATATTCTGCTACGTTTTCGGGCTGATATTGCGGAATCTCCCCGACGTAACCTGAATCTTTCTTTGGTAATTGACCGCTCCGGTTCTATGGCGGGTGGTGCTTTGCATCATGCACTTAAAGCTGCTGAGTCTGTGGTGGATCAGCTGGAGTCAAATGATATTCTCTCGGTGGTGGTTTACGATGACGAAGTGGATACCGTTGTAGCACCCCAGCCTGTAACTGACAAGCCGGCACTTAAAACATCTATTCGCAAAGTCAGAGCCGGGGGTATTACCAACTTATCAGGGGGTTGGCTCAAAGGTTGCGAATATATCAAAGCACAACTTGATCCGCAAAAAATCAACCGTGTGCTTTTGCTTACTGATGGTCACGCCAATATGGGTATTGTAGACCCCAAGGTATTGACGGCGACATCTGCTAAAAAAGCTGAGGAAGGCATCACTACAACTACATTGGGATTTGCTCAAGGTTTCAATGAAGATTTGTTGATTGGTATGGCTAGAGCCGCCAATGGGAATTTCTACTTTATCCAAAGCATTGATGAAGCAACGGAAGTTTTTGGGATTGAGTTAGACAGTCTTAGAGCCGTGGTAGGTCAAAACCTGACAGTGACTCTGGAATTAGCTGATGGTGTTAGCCTCCTAGATACTTTGAGTCTGGCTACAGTCAGTCATAATCAAGCTGGTCAAGCTGTGATTAATTTGGGCGAACTTTACGAAGGAGAAGATAAACTTTTGGGGTTGAGTTTGGATATATCCTCAGCACCAGTTGGTGATTTACCTGTGTTCAAGCTGCATTACAGCGCTGATGTTGTCCAAGATAACCTGATTGAAAATGTGTCAGGTACAGCCGATGTCTTCGCTAAAGTTGGCACTGTGGAGGAAGCTGCTGCTGCGTCTTCGAGCCATATTATCCTAGAACTTAGCCGTCTTACCATTGCTAAAGCCAAAGAAATTGCCCTTAATTTAGCTGAACATGGCAGACATGAGGAAGCTGAACAAACCCTGCGGGTATTAGTGAAAGAACTCCGGGATAAAGGGTTAAATGAGAATTTTGAAATTGCTGAAGAGATAGATCAGCTGGAGTATTTCGCGGATCGCATCGCCCAAAAAGCTCTGGGTAATGCTGGACGTAAAGAAATGCGAGATCAAACTTACCAGACAATGACACGCAATCGCAGCGATTTGGGAGGTCGTGGTGTCACGGCTGGCGATGAAGTCTATGCAATGCCGGTTGTGAATGAAGTCGGTTCTGGTGTGGAACTGCACTGTGTTCGCGAAGGCGGTAAATTGCGAGTTAAAGTCATGTCTGAGGGTTATGATACCAGCAAGAATATCCAGTTTCCGCGAGGGATTCGGGCTGAAGGCGCACGCTATGTTGTGGAAGGATTGGAACTTTCAAGCGATCGCACTTTTTACCGTGTCCGGGGAGAGATTACTCGTTTTGCTCAACCTGGTGTAGCAGATACTTTTGTTACCCATAGAACTACGCAACGAGTTAGCACGGGTAAAGCTGCTAAGGGTCCCGCTAGTGCTGCTGACTTGGAGACAACTGACACTGTGGATAATCAGGTTTTAGTGCAGTGTGTCAAAGATGGCAGTAAGCTCAGGGCAAGGGTAGTTTCTGACGGTTATGAACCGGATTGGAATATGCGCTTTCCTCGTTCGGTACGGGAGGAAGGTATGCTTTATGTTGTTGATGAAGTGAAAACAGCGCCTGATGGTAAGTCTTATATTGCTTGTGGGGATATTAAGCGTTTTGTGCAACCCATTTAA
- a CDS encoding N-acetylmuramoyl-L-alanine amidase: MKKLLGLLILGLIVTSSVVALARSSFLVVYPANNHQTSAEKIFLIGTAPPDGQVLINGKPINRSQAGHFAPSFPLQLGENLFAVRHQNQELKIQVTRLATQPELPQGLAFAKDSLIPAADIARLPGELICFSAIAPPNASVSVNLANQTISLAPQSQQVKLPSNSAALTGSNQPTAQSTPGKYEGCTTVEQPGSPSSANNIISAAKVGDLGKPEFQLTLNGKTITQPGTGKIQILSPANLEVAEVVADAGVARTGPSTDYSRLTPLPKGTKASVTGREGEWLRLDYGGWINSQETRVLPGAIPPRTTIRSVGYRRLPSATEIVFPLQVPVPVSVQQSDDNFTLTLYNTTAQTDTIRLDDDPLISRLDWQQVVAGQAQYTFNLKKAQQWGYKLRYDDTTLILALRHPPTIGRDRQKPLSGIKILLDPGHGGKESGSVGPTGYPEKEVNLVVSKLFRDELLKLGARVVMTRDTDIDVSLGDRMAMIDREEPAIALSVHYNALPDSGDAENTKGIGTFWYHPQAHNLAIFMQDYLVKKLNRPDYGVFWNNLALTRPHAAPSVLLELGFMINPQEFEWLTNPQEQKKLAKVLAEGVVEWFKT; this comes from the coding sequence GTGAAAAAACTTCTAGGATTACTAATATTAGGGTTGATTGTTACCTCCTCTGTAGTAGCATTGGCAAGATCATCATTTTTGGTTGTTTATCCGGCAAACAATCACCAAACAAGCGCAGAAAAAATCTTCTTGATTGGCACAGCGCCACCAGATGGACAGGTTCTCATCAATGGTAAGCCAATTAACCGCAGTCAAGCAGGCCATTTTGCGCCAAGTTTTCCTTTGCAGTTGGGAGAGAATCTCTTTGCTGTACGTCACCAAAATCAAGAACTAAAAATTCAAGTTACAAGGTTAGCGACACAGCCTGAGTTACCTCAAGGATTAGCCTTTGCCAAAGATTCTCTGATTCCAGCAGCCGACATTGCCAGACTACCGGGAGAATTAATTTGCTTTAGCGCCATCGCACCCCCTAATGCCAGTGTATCTGTCAATCTGGCAAATCAAACTATTTCTCTTGCACCCCAATCTCAGCAGGTAAAACTACCAAGTAATTCTGCCGCCCTCACAGGAAGTAACCAGCCTACTGCCCAGTCTACCCCAGGAAAGTATGAAGGTTGCACTACAGTTGAACAACCTGGTTCCCCCTCCTCTGCTAACAACATCATTTCTGCTGCTAAAGTGGGAGATTTGGGTAAACCGGAATTTCAACTAACACTCAACGGAAAGACGATAACTCAACCAGGAACTGGAAAAATTCAAATTCTCTCACCTGCAAACTTAGAAGTTGCCGAGGTGGTAGCAGATGCAGGGGTAGCGCGTACAGGCCCCAGTACCGATTATTCCCGACTCACTCCACTTCCCAAAGGAACAAAAGCATCAGTGACAGGGCGTGAAGGTGAATGGTTGCGTCTCGACTATGGCGGTTGGATTAATAGTCAGGAAACTCGAGTTTTACCAGGTGCAATTCCGCCACGCACAACTATTCGTAGTGTCGGATATCGTCGGCTTCCTAGTGCCACAGAAATAGTTTTCCCTCTACAAGTTCCTGTACCAGTGAGTGTGCAACAAAGCGATGATAATTTCACTCTCACACTTTACAACACCACTGCCCAAACAGACACAATTCGCCTCGATGATGACCCCTTAATTTCTCGTCTCGATTGGCAGCAGGTAGTTGCAGGGCAAGCTCAATACACCTTTAACCTCAAAAAAGCTCAACAGTGGGGATATAAGCTCAGATACGACGACACAACCCTGATTTTAGCTTTGCGTCATCCGCCAACTATCGGGAGGGACAGACAAAAACCACTATCTGGCATTAAGATTCTACTCGATCCCGGACATGGTGGCAAAGAATCAGGTTCAGTGGGTCCGACTGGATATCCAGAAAAAGAAGTCAATTTAGTCGTGTCCAAGTTATTCCGCGATGAATTGCTGAAATTAGGAGCCAGAGTAGTCATGACTAGGGATACTGATATTGACGTTTCCCTGGGCGATCGCATGGCCATGATAGATCGAGAAGAACCAGCGATCGCACTTTCTGTACATTACAATGCTTTACCCGATAGCGGTGATGCAGAGAATACCAAGGGAATCGGCACTTTCTGGTATCATCCCCAAGCTCATAACTTAGCTATATTTATGCAAGATTATCTAGTCAAAAAGCTAAATAGACCTGACTATGGCGTATTTTGGAACAACTTAGCGCTGACACGTCCCCATGCTGCGCCATCTGTTTTATTAGAATTGGGTTTTATGATTAACCCCCAAGAATTTGAATGGCTGACAAATCCCCAAGAACAGAAAAAGTTAGCAAAGGTTTTGGCTGAGGGAGTTGTAGAGTGGTTTAAAACGTAG
- a CDS encoding N-acetylmuramoyl-L-alanine amidase, with protein sequence MRSLIGLIILGSLTTPTLAWAQANTLKVVYPPANHETNTDKIFLLGTAPPRGQVIINNQVINRSKSGHFAPSFPLEVGENLFTVRYQNQEIQMQVTRVDSQPKIPQELAFIEDSLTPKLDISRLPGEEICFSAIASPNASLNVKFGQQTVKLSPQQEQISLPSNSAIYLNKNQPINQVIPGKYQGCTILAILEEEEKPEFQLTLNGETITQISAGKIQSLSLAKLPVVEVIAEAGVARTGPSTTDSRLTPLPKGVRASVTAKEGDWLRLDYGGWIHSQETRMIPGAIPPRSMIRSIISRQLPTATEIVFPLQVPVPVSVEQGDKTFTLTLHNTTAQTDTIRLDDNPLISRLDWQQIAPGTVKYTFNLKKDQQWGYNLQYQDTSLVLSLRHPPAIPRRQRQPLSGLKILLNAGHGGEELGAAGPTGYLAKDLNLVVTKLLRDELVQRGATVVMTREDDRDLSLVARQKMIDQKQPAMASPAVGIALTFHYRFLADDGDAENTQGVSSYWYHPQAHSLAVLLQNRLVQNLGRSSFGVYWNNLALTRPHSAPSVLLELGFMSNPDDFELAMDVQEQRRLAKVLAEGVVEWFNR encoded by the coding sequence ATGCGATCGCTTATCGGATTAATCATTCTCGGTTCTCTCACAACTCCCACCCTAGCTTGGGCGCAAGCAAACACGCTCAAGGTGGTTTATCCGCCAGCAAACCACGAAACTAATACAGATAAAATATTTCTCCTGGGGACTGCACCACCCAGGGGACAAGTTATCATTAATAATCAGGTAATTAATCGCAGCAAATCTGGACATTTTGCCCCTAGCTTTCCCTTGGAGGTGGGAGAAAATCTGTTTACTGTACGTTACCAAAATCAAGAAATTCAGATGCAGGTAACTAGGGTTGATTCTCAGCCAAAAATACCACAAGAATTAGCTTTTATTGAAGATTCCCTAACTCCTAAACTTGATATTTCCCGACTACCAGGAGAAGAGATTTGTTTTAGTGCGATCGCTTCTCCCAATGCTAGTTTAAATGTCAAATTTGGACAGCAAACTGTTAAATTATCACCGCAGCAAGAACAAATATCTCTGCCCAGTAATTCAGCAATTTATCTAAATAAAAATCAACCTATAAATCAAGTTATCCCAGGTAAATATCAGGGATGCACAATATTAGCAATCTTAGAAGAGGAAGAAAAACCAGAATTTCAATTAACTCTCAATGGCGAAACCATAACTCAAATTAGTGCAGGGAAGATTCAAAGCCTTTCCTTAGCCAAACTCCCAGTAGTCGAAGTGATAGCTGAGGCTGGTGTGGCGCGGACAGGGCCCAGTACCACTGATTCACGCTTAACGCCTTTACCCAAAGGTGTGAGAGCATCTGTTACAGCAAAAGAAGGCGATTGGTTGCGTTTAGATTATGGAGGTTGGATTCATAGTCAAGAAACTCGGATGATTCCAGGCGCAATTCCCCCACGCTCAATGATTCGCAGTATAATATCCCGGCAATTACCAACAGCAACAGAAATAGTTTTTCCTCTACAAGTCCCTGTACCCGTCAGTGTTGAACAGGGGGATAAAACATTTACCCTGACGTTGCATAACACCACTGCCCAAACAGACACAATTCGCCTCGATGATAACCCCTTGATTTCTCGTCTGGATTGGCAGCAAATAGCTCCAGGGACGGTGAAATATACCTTTAACCTCAAAAAAGACCAACAATGGGGTTATAACCTGCAATACCAAGATACAAGCTTGGTTTTAAGTTTGCGTCATCCCCCGGCTATTCCCCGCAGACAACGACAACCTTTATCTGGGTTGAAAATTCTGCTGAACGCCGGACATGGTGGCGAAGAATTAGGTGCAGCAGGACCGACAGGTTATTTAGCTAAAGATTTAAATTTGGTAGTTACAAAACTGTTGCGGGATGAATTAGTACAGCGAGGTGCAACAGTGGTGATGACTAGGGAAGATGACCGGGATTTGTCTTTGGTGGCACGTCAGAAAATGATAGATCAAAAACAACCCGCGATGGCTTCGCCCGCCGTAGGCATCGCACTGACTTTTCATTATCGATTTTTGGCTGATGATGGCGACGCGGAAAATACGCAGGGTGTCAGCAGTTATTGGTATCATCCCCAGGCGCACAGTTTAGCTGTGTTGCTGCAAAATCGGTTAGTGCAAAATTTAGGTAGGTCTTCTTTTGGGGTGTATTGGAATAATTTAGCGCTGACTCGTCCCCATTCTGCGCCATCGGTTTTATTGGAGTTGGGTTTTATGAGTAACCCTGATGATTTTGAATTGGCGATGGATGTTCAGGAACAAAGGAGGTTAGCGAAGGTTTTGGCTGAGGGTGTTGTGGAGTGGTTTAATCGATGA
- a CDS encoding DUF6745 domain-containing protein, whose amino-acid sequence MMSKGRIPKKPVKQRPSDEPVSPEVARKLILSHRAWDGMRVLGHLNLSGASDIYNLPENLTCESLDISDCVNLTTLPQGLHVTHGIELANSGITSLPAGHGFVLRWRGVEVNDQMAFASDSITGQDILNIENVELRRVLIERLGYETLLQQVGGLIRDRDQDAGGERQLVYIPFEDDEPFMVLKVTCPSTGHIHILRVPPHMRNCHQAAAWIAGFNNPDDYHPLIEA is encoded by the coding sequence ATGATGTCGAAGGGGCGTATCCCCAAAAAGCCAGTTAAGCAACGCCCCAGTGATGAACCTGTATCTCCAGAAGTAGCACGAAAACTGATTTTGTCACATCGCGCCTGGGATGGGATGCGCGTTTTGGGTCATCTGAATTTAAGCGGCGCGTCGGATATTTACAATTTACCGGAAAACCTCACCTGTGAAAGCCTAGATATCAGCGACTGTGTGAATTTAACTACTCTTCCCCAAGGTTTGCACGTCACACATGGAATTGAGTTAGCTAATAGCGGAATTACAAGTTTACCTGCGGGACATGGTTTCGTCTTGCGCTGGCGAGGTGTGGAAGTAAATGATCAGATGGCTTTTGCATCAGACTCAATTACAGGACAGGATATTCTCAATATCGAAAATGTGGAGTTACGCCGTGTACTAATTGAGCGTTTGGGATACGAGACATTATTGCAGCAAGTGGGGGGCTTAATTCGCGATCGCGATCAAGATGCAGGTGGAGAACGTCAACTTGTTTACATCCCCTTTGAAGATGACGAACCATTCATGGTTTTAAAAGTCACCTGTCCATCCACAGGACACATTCATATCCTCCGCGTTCCCCCTCACATGAGAAATTGTCATCAAGCAGCAGCTTGGATTGCAGGTTTTAATAACCCAGATGATTATCATCCTTTGATTGAAGCATAA
- a CDS encoding CTP synthase, translated as MTKFIFVTGGVVSSIGKGIVAASLGRLLKSRDYSVSILKLDPYINIDPGTMSPFQHGEVFVTADGAETDLDLGHYERFTDTSMSRLNSVTTGSIYQAVINKERRGDYNGGTVQVIPHITNEIKERILKVAQDTNPSVLITEIGGTVGDIESLPFLEAIRQLRKEVGRQNVLYMHVTLIPWIASAGEMKTKPTQHSVKELRSIGIQPDILVCRCDRSIPLGLKRKLSEFCDVPQECVITAQDASSIYEVPLIVEREGLAEQVLDLLQMEQRQPNLVQWQTMVERLYSPKYTVEIAIVGKYVRLSDAYLSVVEALRHAAISTYGDLRLRWVNSEDLENESPETYLAGVDGILVPGGFGVRGVDGKIAAIKYARDRQIPFLGLCLGMQCSVIEWARNVEGLIGANSAEFDSETKYPVINLLPEQQDVVDLGGTMRLGLYPCHLVPNTMAANLYQKEVVDERHRHRYEFNNTYRNMLLESGYVISGTSPDGRLVEIVEFPQHPFFLACQFHPEFHSRPSTPHPLFKGFMEAAINRTHPMSNLPTPVEVS; from the coding sequence ATGACTAAATTTATTTTTGTAACTGGAGGTGTAGTTTCCAGTATTGGCAAGGGCATTGTAGCAGCAAGTCTGGGACGGTTACTGAAATCGCGGGATTATTCGGTGTCGATTTTGAAACTCGACCCTTATATTAATATCGATCCAGGTACAATGAGTCCTTTTCAGCATGGAGAAGTTTTTGTTACCGCAGATGGTGCTGAAACGGATTTAGACTTGGGACATTACGAACGCTTTACTGATACCTCAATGTCGCGGTTAAACAGTGTTACCACTGGCTCGATTTACCAAGCGGTAATTAATAAGGAGCGGCGCGGAGACTACAATGGCGGTACTGTACAAGTTATACCCCATATTACCAATGAAATTAAAGAACGGATTCTGAAGGTTGCCCAAGATACTAATCCATCTGTATTAATTACGGAAATCGGCGGCACGGTGGGCGATATTGAATCACTGCCGTTTTTGGAAGCTATTCGCCAGTTACGCAAGGAAGTGGGACGGCAAAATGTGTTGTATATGCACGTTACCCTCATCCCGTGGATAGCTTCGGCTGGGGAAATGAAAACGAAGCCCACACAACATTCTGTGAAAGAATTGAGATCCATTGGCATTCAACCAGATATTCTAGTCTGTCGATGCGATCGCTCGATACCTCTGGGATTAAAACGCAAGTTATCGGAATTTTGCGATGTTCCTCAAGAATGTGTGATTACTGCCCAAGATGCCAGCAGTATTTATGAAGTACCGCTGATTGTAGAACGGGAAGGACTGGCAGAGCAAGTTTTAGATTTGCTGCAAATGGAACAACGCCAACCGAATTTGGTGCAGTGGCAAACAATGGTGGAACGCTTATACAGTCCTAAGTATACTGTAGAAATTGCCATTGTTGGGAAATATGTGCGATTAAGTGATGCTTATCTGTCTGTAGTAGAGGCGCTGCGTCATGCGGCGATTTCTACCTATGGGGATTTGCGTTTGCGGTGGGTGAACTCCGAAGATTTAGAAAACGAATCACCCGAAACCTATTTAGCCGGTGTTGACGGTATTTTAGTTCCTGGAGGTTTTGGTGTTCGGGGGGTAGACGGCAAAATTGCGGCAATTAAATATGCGCGCGATCGCCAAATCCCCTTCTTAGGTTTATGCTTAGGAATGCAATGTTCCGTGATTGAATGGGCGAGAAACGTAGAAGGATTAATTGGTGCTAACAGTGCCGAATTTGACTCCGAAACCAAGTATCCAGTCATTAACTTATTACCAGAACAGCAGGATGTAGTTGATTTAGGCGGAACCATGCGATTAGGACTCTATCCTTGTCATCTTGTCCCTAACACTATGGCTGCTAATCTTTATCAAAAAGAAGTCGTTGACGAACGCCATCGCCATCGCTATGAATTCAACAATACTTATCGTAATATGTTGTTGGAATCAGGCTATGTGATCAGTGGAACTTCACCCGATGGACGCTTAGTAGAAATCGTAGAATTTCCGCAACATCCCTTCTTTTTAGCTTGTCAATTTCATCCAGAGTTTCATTCGCGTCCTAGCACTCCTCATCCTTTATTTAAAGGATTTATGGAAGCCGCGATTAACCGGACTCATCCCATGTCAAACTTACCAACACCCGTAGAGGTTTCTTAA
- a CDS encoding ROK family protein, with product MVNSQFIGIDVGGTAIKLGRFQADGTCLQSLTVATPQPSTPEAVLAVMVDAIAQVDPYDQAVAIGVGTPGPADTTGRIAQIAINLPGWQNVPLADWLEAKTGKPTVIANDANCAGLAEHWLGAGRHFQNLILLTLGTGVGGAIILDGKLFVGHQGAAGELGLITLNPDGPICKSGNSGSLEQYASITAIRRRTGKEPAELGALAAQGDMAALTFWQEYGRNLGIGLASLIYVLTPQAIIIGGGISASFEFFFPAVQAEIEQRVMPTSRAKLQILPAELGNSAGMVGAAKLASLVIGH from the coding sequence GTGGTTAATTCACAATTCATCGGTATTGATGTGGGGGGAACAGCGATTAAGCTGGGACGGTTCCAAGCAGATGGTACTTGCTTACAATCTTTGACTGTAGCAACTCCCCAACCATCGACACCAGAAGCAGTTCTAGCTGTTATGGTAGATGCGATCGCTCAAGTTGACCCGTATGATCAAGCTGTGGCTATTGGTGTGGGTACTCCAGGGCCTGCTGATACAACCGGACGCATTGCCCAAATCGCCATTAACTTACCGGGATGGCAAAATGTGCCTTTAGCAGACTGGTTAGAAGCGAAAACTGGTAAACCTACCGTGATTGCTAACGATGCCAACTGTGCAGGATTAGCAGAACATTGGTTGGGTGCCGGTCGCCACTTTCAAAATCTGATTTTGTTGACCTTGGGGACTGGGGTGGGTGGTGCGATTATTTTGGACGGTAAACTGTTTGTCGGTCATCAAGGCGCAGCTGGGGAACTGGGTTTAATTACTTTAAACCCCGATGGCCCTATCTGTAAGAGTGGCAATTCCGGTTCTTTGGAACAGTATGCTTCCATTACAGCAATTCGTCGCCGCACAGGTAAGGAACCCGCCGAGTTAGGCGCACTGGCCGCACAGGGAGATATGGCAGCATTGACTTTTTGGCAAGAATATGGTAGGAATTTGGGTATTGGTTTAGCTAGTTTGATTTACGTGTTGACACCGCAAGCAATTATTATTGGTGGTGGTATCAGTGCTAGCTTTGAGTTTTTTTTCCCCGCAGTTCAGGCAGAAATTGAGCAGCGAGTCATGCCGACATCTCGCGCCAAATTGCAAATTTTACCAGCAGAATTGGGCAATTCGGCGGGAATGGTAGGTGCAGCAAAATTGGCATCGTTAGTCATTGGTCATTAG
- a CDS encoding ABC transporter permease, with translation MAMTKRQLPTFLRFAQNSNLSQKLMLIGIAISLFFLCLAFFAPVLQAWGWLQNPREFLSNPIQEPPSAKYWFGTSRLGHDVFSRTLFGTQAALQVVFLATALSMFIGVPLGMVSGYLGGKLDKVLLFLMDSIYTLPGLLLSVTLAFVVGRGIFNAAIAISIAYVPQYYRVVRNHTVSVKTEVFIEAAQAMGASTWVVLSRYLFFNVIQSVPVLFTLNAADAILVLGGLGFLGLGLPEEVPEWGHDLRQALEALPTGIWWTTLFPGLAMTLMVVGLSLLGEGLNEFVNPRLRRENKMGK, from the coding sequence ATGGCCATGACTAAACGTCAGCTACCGACTTTTTTACGTTTTGCTCAAAATTCCAACCTTTCCCAAAAATTAATGCTGATTGGCATAGCCATTAGTTTATTTTTCCTCTGTTTGGCATTCTTTGCTCCTGTATTACAAGCTTGGGGATGGTTGCAAAACCCCAGAGAGTTTCTCTCTAACCCTATTCAAGAACCACCTTCAGCTAAATATTGGTTTGGTACGAGTCGTCTGGGACATGATGTATTTTCCCGCACATTGTTTGGCACTCAGGCTGCATTGCAAGTAGTATTTTTAGCGACAGCGCTGAGTATGTTTATTGGTGTGCCGTTGGGAATGGTGAGTGGCTATCTCGGCGGTAAATTAGATAAGGTGTTGCTGTTTTTGATGGATAGTATCTACACCTTACCAGGGCTACTGCTTTCTGTAACACTGGCTTTTGTGGTGGGGCGGGGAATTTTTAATGCCGCGATCGCCATTAGCATTGCCTACGTTCCCCAATATTATCGTGTTGTCCGTAATCACACTGTTAGCGTCAAAACAGAGGTATTTATTGAAGCGGCTCAAGCAATGGGTGCTTCTACTTGGGTGGTACTATCTCGCTATCTATTTTTTAACGTCATTCAAAGCGTACCCGTATTATTTACTCTGAATGCCGCCGACGCAATTTTAGTATTAGGCGGTTTAGGCTTTTTGGGGCTAGGACTTCCCGAAGAAGTGCCAGAATGGGGACATGACCTCAGACAAGCCCTAGAAGCCTTACCTACGGGAATTTGGTGGACTACCCTTTTCCCTGGTTTAGCAATGACATTGATGGTAGTAGGGTTATCATTACTGGGTGAGGGGTTAAACGAATTTGTCAATCCTCGATTACGGCGAGAAAATAAAATGGGGAAATAG